The following proteins are co-located in the Deinococcus metallilatus genome:
- a CDS encoding Rqc2 family fibronectin-binding protein yields MEGLMLARVLRDLERHLPARNLGWVFPDETTAALLLDGVGNLVLSYRPPQPVVFVSRERLRGDPHNPFQRFLANRVRGDLVRAGQLKLDRVFVLHFAGETGFVDQPPTRLLFEVTGRNANVLVLEEGEGFGGRILQAAREITGSRNRFRTVRTGGTYTPPPPYEKLDPRTLTESDAQALAALPTGKWRERVDGLGPLLGAELARRANLAPNEAPAARWPEALTALRSLVTDPTVSEGVMQEGAREAARTEKAAQLRKALREPLEKRLTLLQNQLGDVARAEAGVDAAAQDRREADLLMAYAHGLEPGVASTVLPAFDGSGEVPIALDPQISAVQNAEKRYARARRREEVYERLQGREPALRAELAEAQERLDRLDAAPLEDLEALAATLQAERPEKSAYGMRFTTPGGFEALVGRNNKENATLTHRIGRSLDYWFHAQGYPGSHVLVRTGGRDLALPDLLYAAQLAAAHSKARGSSNVPVDYTRIKNVWRPKGAPAGQVHYTDQKTVFVDGTLPEG; encoded by the coding sequence ATGGAAGGGCTGATGCTGGCGCGGGTGCTGCGCGACCTTGAGCGGCACCTGCCCGCCCGCAACCTGGGCTGGGTCTTTCCCGACGAGACGACCGCCGCGCTGCTGCTGGACGGGGTGGGCAATCTGGTGCTGAGCTACCGCCCGCCGCAACCCGTGGTGTTCGTGTCGCGCGAGCGGCTGCGCGGCGACCCGCACAATCCCTTCCAGCGGTTTCTGGCGAACCGGGTACGTGGCGACCTCGTCCGGGCCGGGCAGCTCAAGCTCGACCGGGTGTTCGTGCTGCACTTCGCGGGCGAGACGGGCTTCGTGGACCAGCCGCCCACCCGCCTGCTGTTCGAGGTGACGGGCCGCAACGCGAACGTTCTGGTGCTGGAGGAGGGGGAAGGCTTCGGGGGCCGCATCCTCCAGGCCGCCCGCGAGATCACCGGCAGCCGCAACCGCTTCCGCACGGTGCGGACGGGCGGCACCTATACCCCGCCGCCGCCCTACGAGAAGCTCGACCCGCGCACGCTGACGGAGTCGGACGCGCAGGCCCTCGCCGCCCTCCCCACTGGAAAGTGGCGTGAACGGGTGGACGGGCTGGGGCCGCTGCTGGGCGCGGAACTGGCCCGCCGTGCGAACCTCGCCCCGAATGAGGCGCCCGCCGCGCGCTGGCCGGAGGCGCTGACCGCCCTGCGTTCCCTGGTAACTGATCCCACCGTCAGCGAGGGCGTGATGCAGGAGGGGGCGCGCGAGGCCGCCCGTACGGAAAAGGCCGCGCAACTCCGCAAGGCGCTGCGTGAACCGCTGGAAAAACGCCTGACCCTGCTCCAGAACCAGCTCGGAGACGTGGCCCGCGCGGAGGCGGGCGTGGACGCCGCCGCCCAGGACCGCCGCGAGGCCGACCTGCTGATGGCCTACGCGCATGGCCTCGAACCCGGCGTGGCTTCCACCGTCCTCCCCGCCTTCGACGGCAGCGGCGAGGTGCCCATCGCCCTCGACCCCCAGATCAGCGCCGTGCAGAATGCCGAGAAACGCTATGCCCGCGCCCGCCGCCGCGAGGAGGTGTACGAGCGCCTGCAAGGGCGCGAACCCGCCCTGCGGGCCGAACTGGCCGAAGCGCAGGAACGTCTCGACCGGCTCGACGCGGCCCCCCTGGAAGACCTCGAAGCCCTGGCCGCGACCCTCCAGGCCGAGCGGCCCGAGAAAAGCGCCTACGGGATGCGCTTCACCACCCCTGGCGGCTTCGAGGCACTGGTGGGCCGCAACAACAAGGAGAACGCGACCCTCACGCACCGGATCGGGCGCAGCCTGGATTACTGGTTTCACGCGCAGGGCTATCCGGGGAGCCATGTCCTCGTCCGCACGGGGGGGCGGGACCTGGCCCTGCCCGACCTCCTCTATGCCGCGCAACTGGCCGCTGCCCACAGCAAGGCGCGCGGCAGCAGCAACGTCCCCGTGGACTACACCCGCATCAAGAATGTCTGGCGGCCCAAGGGTGCCCCCGCCGGACAGGTGCATTACACCGACCAGAAGACGGTGTTCGTGGACGGGACGCTGCCGGAAGGGTAG
- the panD gene encoding aspartate 1-decarboxylase: protein MERIMFRAKIHRATVTQADLDYVGSVTIDQDLLDAADILVGERVDIWNITNGNRLHTYALSGPRGSGVIGINGAAAHLMRPGDMVIIAAFGNFSEEEARTLEPRVVLVDAKNRILDLQPA, encoded by the coding sequence GTGGAACGGATCATGTTCAGGGCCAAGATTCACCGTGCGACCGTCACGCAGGCGGACCTCGACTACGTCGGGAGCGTGACCATCGACCAGGACCTGCTGGACGCGGCGGACATCCTGGTGGGTGAGCGGGTGGATATCTGGAACATCACCAACGGCAACCGCCTGCACACCTACGCCCTCAGCGGCCCGCGCGGCAGCGGCGTGATCGGTATCAACGGGGCCGCCGCCCACCTGATGCGCCCCGGCGACATGGTGATCATCGCGGCCTTCGGGAACTTCAGCGAGGAGGAGGCCCGCACCCTGGAGCCGCGCGTGGTGCTGGTGGACGCGAAGAACCGCATTCTGGATCTCCAGCCCGCCTGA